A region of Nostoc sp. 'Peltigera membranacea cyanobiont' N6 DNA encodes the following proteins:
- a CDS encoding SDR family NAD(P)-dependent oxidoreductase, which translates to MESGDRKNSSKSSRNIHVAPLDLSDRNSIAKFIAAWREPLHILVNNAGVMALPEQRTPEDWEMQFATNYLGHFALALGLHDALAAEGAARIVLVSSSGHLMSPIVFDDIHFMFRPYDPWLAYGQSKTASILFAVGATARWFSDGITANALMPGAIATSLQRHTGGLRTPPERQKTIAQGAATSVLLATSGLLKGVGGRYFEDCNEATLVTNGNGYMSGVAPYALNPDNADRLWNESLRLLA; encoded by the coding sequence ATTGAGAGTGGCGATCGAAAAAACAGCAGCAAATCAAGTCGGAATATTCATGTTGCTCCGCTTGATTTAAGCGATCGCAACTCAATTGCCAAGTTCATTGCTGCCTGGCGTGAGCCGCTGCACATCCTCGTTAATAATGCAGGGGTAATGGCATTGCCCGAACAGCGCACACCCGAAGACTGGGAGATGCAATTTGCCACTAACTATCTCGGACACTTTGCCCTAGCGCTCGGACTACACGACGCTCTCGCAGCAGAGGGTGCCGCCCGGATCGTGTTGGTTAGTTCTAGCGGACACCTGATGTCGCCCATTGTGTTCGATGATATTCACTTCATGTTCCGTCCTTACGATCCGTGGTTGGCCTATGGACAGTCCAAGACCGCAAGTATCCTCTTTGCTGTGGGTGCTACTGCACGTTGGTTCAGTGATGGCATCACCGCTAATGCCTTGATGCCTGGTGCGATCGCAACCAGCCTCCAGCGTCATACGGGCGGTCTTAGAACCCCACCTGAGCGGCAGAAGACAATAGCCCAGGGTGCGGCAACTTCCGTTCTGTTGGCAACCTCTGGGTTACTAAAGGGCGTTGGCGGACGCTATTTCGAGGACTGCAATGAAGCCACTCTCGTCACCAACGGGAACGGCTATATGAGCGGAGTTGCCCCCTACGCCCTGAACCCAGACAATGCCGATCGGCTCTGGAATGAATCGTTGCGCCTGCTCGCTTGA
- a CDS encoding Dps family protein — MADTIILYHLYKKHHWLMRGHTFYQLHLLLDKHASEQIELIDALGERVQTLGGVAIADPRHVAEVTKIKRPPNGVEEVPVMLSRLLEAHELIIEELRVAIEKTAANQVGIFMLLRLI, encoded by the coding sequence TTGGCAGATACGATTATTCTCTATCACCTTTACAAGAAACATCACTGGTTGATGCGCGGACATACGTTTTATCAACTACATCTGTTGCTCGACAAACACGCCAGCGAACAAATTGAGTTAATTGATGCACTAGGTGAACGGGTACAAACACTGGGAGGTGTGGCGATCGCTGATCCACGTCATGTGGCAGAAGTCACTAAAATTAAGCGTCCGCCCAACGGCGTTGAGGAAGTACCCGTGATGTTGTCGCGGTTATTGGAAGCCCACGAGTTAATCATTGAGGAATTGAGAGTGGCGATCGAAAAAACAGCAGCAAATCAAGTCGGAATATTCATGTTGCTCCGCTTGATTTAA
- a CDS encoding DsbA family protein translates to MSFDRDRSLLFVPPSIQDRIKGVLNATVVLVMYGDYECSQSADVYRLIKVIGRQLSVSLGENYLCFIFRHFPQIEIHSHAQRAAEAAEAAAIQGQFWPMHEMLFSHQQELGNGYLVEYANNLGLDISQFLQDISKKVYIDRINEDIESGLYSGVTAAPALFINGIRYLDRWTVEQIMAAIVAANN, encoded by the coding sequence GTGAGTTTTGACCGCGATCGCAGTTTGTTATTCGTCCCACCTTCAATACAAGATCGCATAAAAGGTGTGCTGAATGCCACAGTAGTGCTGGTTATGTATGGGGACTATGAATGTTCTCAAAGTGCGGACGTTTACAGGCTGATTAAAGTCATTGGACGACAGCTTAGTGTTTCTTTGGGGGAGAATTATTTATGCTTCATCTTCCGTCATTTTCCACAGATAGAGATTCATTCTCATGCTCAACGTGCGGCTGAAGCGGCTGAAGCAGCTGCTATCCAAGGTCAATTTTGGCCAATGCATGAAATGCTGTTCAGCCATCAACAAGAGTTGGGAAATGGCTATCTGGTGGAGTACGCCAATAATCTAGGACTTGATATTTCCCAATTTCTGCAAGATATATCTAAAAAAGTCTACATCGATCGCATCAATGAAGATATTGAAAGTGGATTATACAGTGGAGTAACGGCTGCCCCAGCACTGTTTATTAATGGAATTCGCTATCTCGATCGCTGGACTGTTGAGCAGATAATGGCAGCCATTGTTGCTGCAAATAATTAA